From Neobacillus sp. PS2-9, the proteins below share one genomic window:
- a CDS encoding YslB family protein, which yields MKESTAVNQHFDNEEPEPRTISMFGYEIIREYLLPEILGKDTPEILYWAGKRLARKFPLPDHETLVEFFTNASWGQLEIIKETKNEIEFELVSPLIVSRVKSKAEHFFQLEAGFLAQQIELQKEVIAEAFEHPVKKANKVQFTVKWDRKDLI from the coding sequence GTGAAAGAAAGTACAGCCGTTAATCAACATTTTGATAATGAAGAGCCAGAACCAAGAACCATTTCAATGTTTGGGTATGAAATCATTAGGGAATACCTTTTGCCAGAAATCCTAGGCAAAGACACTCCTGAAATCTTATACTGGGCAGGAAAACGTCTTGCACGAAAGTTCCCATTACCTGACCACGAAACATTAGTTGAATTTTTTACTAATGCTTCTTGGGGACAGCTTGAAATAATAAAAGAGACGAAAAATGAAATCGAATTCGAACTAGTAAGCCCACTCATTGTTTCTCGTGTAAAATCAAAAGCAGAACACTTCTTCCAACTCGAAGCCGGCTTCCTTGCCCAACAAATTGAACTACAAAAAGAAGTGATTGCAGAAGCGTTTGAACACCCTGTAAAAAAAGCAAACAAAG
- a CDS encoding succinate dehydrogenase cytochrome b558 subunit: MAGNREFANRRLHSLLGVIPIGVFLTQHLVVNHFITGGPESFNKAAGFMGSLPFRIVLETVIIYLPLLFHAIYGLYIAFTAKSNVKRFGFFRNWMFMLQRVSGVITLIFITWHVWQTRVAAAFGAEVSYDMMHNILSSPFMFVFYLVGILSAIFHFANGLWSFFVSWGITVSPRSQVISTYVTVGVFIVLSFIGIQTLIAFVQ; this comes from the coding sequence ATGGCGGGGAATCGAGAGTTTGCTAATCGCAGATTACATTCGCTGCTAGGGGTCATTCCGATTGGAGTGTTTCTTACACAGCATCTTGTAGTCAACCATTTTATCACTGGAGGTCCAGAGTCTTTCAACAAGGCTGCAGGCTTTATGGGAAGTCTACCATTCCGCATTGTCTTAGAAACTGTAATTATTTATTTACCATTGCTTTTTCATGCAATCTATGGACTTTATATTGCTTTTACCGCTAAAAGTAATGTAAAAAGATTTGGTTTCTTTAGGAACTGGATGTTCATGCTTCAACGTGTATCAGGCGTAATCACGCTCATCTTTATTACGTGGCACGTTTGGCAAACACGTGTAGCAGCGGCGTTTGGTGCGGAAGTATCCTATGATATGATGCATAATATTCTTTCATCACCATTTATGTTTGTTTTCTATTTAGTGGGAATCCTTTCGGCTATTTTCCACTTTGCAAACGGACTTTGGTCCTTCTTTGTTAGTTGGGGGATCACAGTATCACCTCGCTCACAAGTTATTTCTACATACGTGACCGTTGGTGTTTTTATTGTTCTTTCTTTTATTGGAATTCAAACACTTATCGCATTTGTTCAATAA
- the sdhA gene encoding succinate dehydrogenase flavoprotein subunit — MSKGKVIVVGGGLAGLMATIKAAESGTPVELFSLVPVKRSHSVCAQGGINGAVNTKGEGDSPWIHFDDTIYGGDFLANQPPVKAMCDAAPGIINLFDRMGVMFNRTPEGLLDFRRFGGTQHHRTAFAGATTGQQLLYALDEQVRRHEVDGLVTKYEGWEFLGAVVDDEGVCRGIVAQDLKTMEIKSFAADAVIMATGGPGIIFGKSTNSVINTGSAASIVYQQGASYANGEMIQIHPTAIPGDDKLRLMSESARGEGGRIWTYKDGKPWYFLEEKYPAYGNLVPRDIATREIFDVCVSQKLGINGENMVFLDLSHKDPHELDVKLGGIIEIYEKFMGDNPRKVPMKIFPAVHYSMGGLWVDYDQMTSIPGLFAAGECDYSQHGANRLGANSLLSAVYGGMVAGPNAVKYISGLEKSSDAVSSTVFDRHVMEQEEKWNSIMSLNGTENAYIIHKELGEWMTDNVTVVRYNDKLLKTDQKIQELLERYQNININDTSKWSNQGAAFTRQLQNMLQLARVITIGAYNRNESRGAHYKPEFPERNDEEFMKTTMAKFVDAKSAPAFHYEEIDVSLIKPRKRDYTTKH, encoded by the coding sequence ATGAGTAAAGGTAAAGTGATCGTAGTCGGCGGCGGCTTAGCTGGCTTAATGGCTACCATCAAGGCTGCAGAATCAGGAACTCCGGTAGAGCTTTTTTCTCTTGTTCCGGTTAAACGTTCTCACTCTGTTTGTGCCCAAGGCGGTATTAATGGAGCAGTAAACACAAAAGGTGAAGGGGATTCCCCGTGGATTCACTTTGACGATACGATTTATGGCGGAGACTTTTTAGCGAATCAGCCGCCAGTTAAAGCCATGTGTGATGCAGCACCTGGTATTATCAATTTATTTGACCGGATGGGTGTTATGTTTAACCGTACACCAGAGGGTCTTTTAGACTTCCGCCGTTTTGGAGGAACACAACATCACCGTACAGCTTTTGCTGGTGCGACAACTGGTCAGCAATTGTTATATGCATTAGATGAGCAAGTTCGCCGCCACGAAGTGGACGGATTAGTTACAAAATATGAAGGCTGGGAATTCCTTGGTGCGGTCGTTGACGATGAAGGCGTTTGCCGTGGGATTGTTGCTCAGGACTTAAAAACAATGGAAATTAAATCATTTGCCGCGGATGCAGTCATTATGGCAACCGGTGGACCTGGTATTATTTTCGGTAAGTCAACAAACTCTGTAATAAATACAGGCTCCGCTGCTTCTATTGTTTATCAACAGGGTGCATCTTATGCAAACGGAGAAATGATTCAAATTCATCCAACTGCTATTCCTGGTGATGATAAGCTTCGTTTAATGAGTGAGTCCGCTCGTGGTGAAGGTGGTCGTATTTGGACGTACAAAGACGGAAAACCTTGGTATTTCCTAGAAGAAAAATATCCGGCTTATGGAAACCTTGTTCCACGTGATATTGCGACACGTGAAATCTTTGATGTTTGCGTTAGCCAGAAACTTGGAATTAACGGCGAAAACATGGTTTTCCTTGACTTATCTCATAAGGATCCACATGAGTTAGACGTAAAACTGGGCGGAATCATTGAAATTTATGAAAAGTTCATGGGAGATAATCCACGTAAAGTCCCAATGAAGATTTTCCCAGCTGTTCACTACTCAATGGGTGGACTATGGGTTGATTATGATCAAATGACAAGTATCCCAGGTCTTTTTGCAGCTGGTGAGTGTGATTATTCACAACACGGTGCCAATCGATTAGGTGCAAACTCCTTGCTTTCAGCTGTATACGGAGGAATGGTTGCAGGACCAAATGCAGTTAAATATATCAGCGGCCTTGAGAAGAGTTCTGATGCTGTATCTTCTACTGTTTTTGACCGTCATGTAATGGAACAGGAAGAAAAATGGAATTCAATCATGTCATTGAACGGTACAGAAAATGCCTACATCATTCACAAGGAACTTGGTGAATGGATGACAGATAACGTAACTGTTGTTCGTTACAATGACAAGCTGTTAAAGACAGATCAAAAGATTCAAGAGCTATTAGAGCGCTATCAAAATATTAATATCAATGATACATCGAAATGGAGCAACCAAGGAGCTGCGTTCACTAGACAGTTACAAAATATGCTTCAATTAGCACGTGTTATTACAATCGGAGCGTATAACCGAAATGAGAGCCGTGGTGCTCACTATAAACCAGAATTCCCTGAGCGTAACGATGAAGAGTTTATGAAAACAACAATGGCGAAATTTGTGGATGCTAAATCAGCTCCAGCATTCCATTATGAAGAGATTGACGTATCTTTAATTAAGCCACGGAAACGAGATTACACAACAAAGCATTAA
- the sdhB gene encoding succinate dehydrogenase iron-sulfur subunit yields the protein MSENKTVKFLVMRQDTPDATPYEEEFEVPYRPNMNVISALMEIRKNPVNAKGQASTPITWEMNCLEEVCGACSMVINGKPRQSCSALIDQLEQPIRLEPMRTFPVVRDLAVDRSRMFDALKKVKAWIPIDGTYDLGPGPRMPEKKRQWAYELSKCMTCGVCLEACPNVNSKSDFIGPQPLSQVRLFNAHPTGEMNKAERLEAIMGEGGLANCGNSQNCVQSCPKGIPLTTSIAALNRDTTFQSFRNFFGSDHS from the coding sequence ATGTCTGAAAATAAAACAGTTAAGTTTCTAGTTATGCGTCAGGATACCCCGGATGCTACTCCTTACGAGGAGGAATTTGAGGTTCCATATCGTCCAAATATGAACGTCATTTCCGCTTTGATGGAAATTCGTAAGAATCCTGTGAACGCAAAGGGACAAGCCTCTACCCCAATCACTTGGGAAATGAACTGTCTCGAAGAAGTCTGTGGTGCTTGTTCAATGGTTATTAACGGTAAGCCTCGTCAATCCTGTTCGGCATTGATTGATCAATTAGAGCAACCTATCCGTTTAGAGCCAATGAGAACATTCCCAGTTGTGAGGGACCTTGCGGTAGACCGAAGCAGAATGTTTGATGCTTTAAAGAAAGTAAAAGCATGGATTCCTATTGATGGAACATACGATTTAGGACCAGGACCTCGTATGCCGGAGAAAAAGCGTCAGTGGGCATATGAGCTTTCAAAGTGTATGACATGTGGTGTCTGCCTAGAAGCATGTCCAAATGTGAACAGTAAATCTGACTTTATCGGGCCGCAGCCGCTTTCTCAGGTTCGCCTATTTAACGCACATCCTACAGGGGAAATGAATAAGGCTGAGCGTTTAGAAGCGATCATGGGTGAGGGTGGTCTTGCCAACTGTGGTAACTCACAAAACTGTGTTCAATCTTGTCCAAAAGGTATTCCGTTGACTACCTCCATTGCTGCATTGAACCGTGACACCACTTTCCAATCGTTTAGAAACTTCTTCGGAAGTGACCATAGTTAA
- a CDS encoding class D sortase: MKSKLPLLIILIGVIVLGIGIWQLIDGKLQTNDSLQKAKELVSRQTVNTHEGKKNDSPPPQTGDTVGLLTIPKIKAELAIIEGTDPDDLEKGVGHYKGSFYPGDAGQIVLSGHRDTVFRRLGELKIGDSLKMQMPYGNFTYEITHTKVVQSNDTSIITLQKQKEELILTTCYPFRYIGNAPKRYIIYAKLTGS, translated from the coding sequence TTGAAATCAAAACTTCCACTACTCATTATATTAATAGGTGTTATTGTATTAGGAATCGGCATTTGGCAGCTAATTGATGGTAAGCTCCAAACAAATGATTCACTGCAGAAAGCAAAAGAATTAGTTTCAAGGCAGACAGTGAATACACATGAAGGGAAGAAAAACGATAGCCCACCTCCTCAAACGGGAGATACGGTCGGACTATTAACGATTCCCAAAATTAAAGCTGAACTAGCTATTATTGAAGGAACAGACCCGGATGACCTTGAGAAGGGAGTCGGACATTACAAAGGCTCTTTTTACCCTGGTGACGCAGGGCAGATTGTTTTATCAGGGCATAGGGATACGGTATTTCGGCGATTAGGGGAGCTGAAAATTGGTGATTCACTAAAGATGCAAATGCCCTATGGAAATTTCACCTATGAAATTACCCACACTAAAGTTGTTCAATCAAATGATACAAGTATTATCACCTTACAAAAGCAGAAAGAAGAACTAATTTTAACCACCTGCTATCCATTTCGTTATATAGGAAATGCGCCAAAACGATATATCATTTATGCGAAGCTTACAGGTTCCTAA